From Thiomicrospira sp. XS5, one genomic window encodes:
- a CDS encoding peptidylprolyl isomerase produces MKSTTFTRFFTWLAFLVIFHSSQAWSEAQPQLLDRVVAVVNDDIILKSQLDREVAIARQELQTRNITVSNMDELSMKVLDRMILEELQLQQIKRMGLKVPDEELLNQIQQIAQQNNLSVLELRDRLNYARPNGFQEFRERIRRQMLFQKLREAEVLSKTQVTEDEINNFIQRQNLIENSDEYHLKHILIGLPESATPAQRDAARSKAEDVLQKLREGEDFSQMAVRYSDGSKALQGGDLGWLSSDQIPTFFAKAFNQLQPGQFSDIIRSPVGFHIIELDGKRNKNSQLVKQYHVYRFILLSDDAKHLKQPSNTLISLADSIDSLEKFKQLNEQYSDIPASVNANGNLGWQTARDLPAEYFTAIGGLEPGQAARPFATDEGWVILYLDGIREQDVTLDDKRQQAMQTLRMKKANESYEIWLRRLRDEALVDIRYHDPKIMKPLPKHDEGSEK; encoded by the coding sequence ATGAAATCAACAACATTCACCCGCTTTTTCACTTGGTTGGCCTTTCTCGTTATTTTCCATTCCAGCCAGGCCTGGTCGGAAGCTCAACCGCAGTTGCTCGATCGGGTGGTTGCCGTCGTCAACGATGACATCATTCTCAAAAGTCAGCTGGATCGCGAAGTCGCCATTGCACGCCAAGAATTACAGACCCGAAACATTACGGTCAGTAATATGGACGAGCTGAGCATGAAAGTGCTGGACCGTATGATTCTGGAAGAACTGCAATTACAGCAAATCAAACGCATGGGCTTAAAGGTGCCGGATGAAGAGCTGCTCAATCAAATTCAACAAATTGCCCAGCAAAACAACTTATCGGTACTTGAACTGCGCGACCGCCTGAACTACGCACGTCCGAACGGATTTCAGGAATTCCGTGAGCGCATCCGCCGCCAAATGCTGTTTCAAAAACTGCGCGAAGCCGAAGTGCTTTCCAAAACCCAAGTGACCGAAGATGAAATTAATAACTTCATCCAACGCCAAAACCTGATTGAAAACAGTGACGAATACCACCTGAAACACATTCTGATCGGGTTACCGGAATCGGCAACCCCCGCCCAACGCGATGCCGCCCGTTCAAAAGCCGAAGACGTTTTGCAAAAGCTGCGTGAAGGCGAAGACTTCAGCCAAATGGCCGTCCGCTACTCGGACGGCAGTAAAGCCCTCCAAGGCGGCGATTTAGGGTGGCTGTCCAGCGACCAAATCCCTACATTTTTTGCCAAGGCGTTCAACCAACTGCAACCCGGGCAATTCAGCGATATCATCCGCAGCCCGGTCGGTTTTCATATCATCGAACTGGATGGCAAACGCAATAAAAACAGTCAACTGGTCAAGCAATATCATGTATACCGTTTCATCCTCTTGTCGGATGACGCCAAGCATCTGAAACAGCCAAGCAATACACTTATCAGCCTGGCCGACAGCATCGATAGCTTGGAAAAGTTCAAGCAGCTGAATGAACAATATTCCGATATTCCGGCGTCCGTCAACGCCAACGGCAACCTGGGCTGGCAAACGGCCCGTGACTTACCGGCTGAATATTTCACCGCCATCGGCGGTCTGGAACCAGGGCAAGCGGCCCGTCCATTCGCCACCGATGAAGGCTGGGTAATTCTCTATTTGGACGGTATTCGAGAGCAGGACGTGACGTTGGATGACAAGCGCCAGCAAGCCATGCAAACCCTGCGCATGAAAAAAGCTAATGAAAGTTATGAAATCTGGCTCCGTCGTTTACGGGACGAAGCCTTGGTTGATATCCGTTACCACGACCCGAAAATCATGAAGCCATTACCGAAACATGATGAAGGGTCTGAAAAATAA
- the pdxA gene encoding 4-hydroxythreonine-4-phosphate dehydrogenase PdxA, translating into MTAAQHRLVITSGEPAGIGPEQVVQLAQQDWPFEWVVIADADLLQERAKSIGLPIRIEPFDPTQPASPNTAGVIKLHQIDLAVPSTPGQLAVENADYVLKMLHAAIDGCLNGTFDAMVTGPIHKGIINEAGLKFTGHTELLAEASGTERVVMMLATPGLRVPLATTHLPLSDVPKAITPTLLEEVIRILHRSLRVQFKIPAPKVFIMGLNPHAGEDGHLGREELDIIIPTLDRLRATGMDLVGPLPADTIFSPGNLEQADAFLAMYHDQGLPVLKYVGFGQAVNVTLGLPFVRTSVDHGTALNLAGQGKADINSFRYAMEVAIDMIPEEETV; encoded by the coding sequence ATGACTGCCGCACAACACCGACTCGTCATCACCTCCGGCGAACCGGCCGGTATCGGTCCGGAACAAGTGGTTCAGCTGGCCCAACAAGATTGGCCGTTTGAATGGGTGGTCATCGCCGATGCCGATTTGCTCCAAGAAAGAGCCAAATCCATCGGCTTGCCGATTCGAATCGAACCGTTTGATCCTACACAACCGGCCAGCCCTAACACCGCTGGAGTCATCAAGCTACATCAGATCGACCTGGCCGTGCCGTCCACGCCGGGGCAACTTGCAGTCGAAAATGCCGACTATGTGCTTAAAATGCTGCATGCCGCCATTGACGGTTGCCTGAACGGCACCTTTGATGCCATGGTCACCGGCCCAATTCACAAAGGCATTATCAATGAAGCCGGCTTGAAGTTCACCGGGCATACCGAACTCTTAGCGGAAGCGTCCGGAACGGAACGCGTGGTGATGATGCTGGCGACCCCCGGTTTGCGGGTGCCTCTGGCGACCACTCACCTTCCACTTTCCGATGTACCGAAGGCCATTACGCCAACGCTACTGGAAGAGGTCATTCGCATTTTGCACCGTTCCCTTCGCGTGCAATTTAAAATACCCGCGCCGAAAGTTTTCATCATGGGACTCAATCCCCATGCCGGTGAAGACGGTCATTTGGGACGAGAAGAGCTCGACATCATTATCCCTACGTTGGACCGCCTGCGCGCTACCGGAATGGACTTGGTCGGCCCCCTGCCCGCCGACACGATTTTCAGCCCCGGCAACCTGGAACAAGCCGATGCTTTCCTGGCGATGTACCACGACCAGGGCTTGCCGGTTCTGAAATACGTTGGTTTCGGGCAAGCGGTGAACGTCACCCTCGGCCTGCCTTTCGTGCGCACCTCGGTCGATCACGGCACGGCTCTGAATTTGGCTGGCCAAGGCAAAGCGGACATCAACAGCTTCCGCTATGCCATGGAAGTGGCAATCGACATGATCCCCGAAGAGGAGACCGTCTGA